In a single window of the Eriocheir sinensis breed Jianghai 21 chromosome 61, ASM2467909v1, whole genome shotgun sequence genome:
- the LOC126986236 gene encoding proteoglycan 4-like, translating into MSVLVVLAVVAAVQVECAPNYYNWQDYSHTPTTYTAQQPYKKPTYVSPSFNYKPYKPAKVWDPAETERAHEQFLETWLQQARLALTRPTTSDKPTTTTKSNPEAIVVAVAEALKPAEGRRPAGQGRGRGRGRGRGRGRARQQKAKQATSEQPAAAEASTDAPAAPATEAEPEVTVAPETPAPTPAPTPAPTPAPTPATEAPTPAPSPAPEAPVQEADQYYVEYDYDGYDYYGADQYEYYGTQDGGALYATETKTEAPTPAPTPAPTPAPTPAPTPAPTPEPEPPVAVGEYAQESARQESSVVLPQELRSQYVKAAEYGADAYVEYDPYDYYDGYDYYYDDQAVEYAEATTETPTTEAPTEPPTTTTTTTTTTTTTPPPTTTTTTATPEPTTTQPESPRPRPRAGGRRRPGRRRMRPRTDGPEDQTQQPDADGTVATTEIMLEVERLMRQEAQADQARGLKAGGRRRRPGARGRPRARAQADGGGGRKVHNLDLSVLAKPRPTTARPRPTTARHTTPLTAEKLPYTFQFHPNEQSHFFVSTSIGGGGGSSW; encoded by the exons ATGTCGGTCCTT GTGGTCCTCGCGGTCGTAGCCGCCGTCCAGGTGGAGTGCGCACCGAACTACTACAACTGGCAGGACTACTCGCATACGCCCACCACGTACACGGCGCAGCAGCCCTACAAGAAGCCAACGTACGTGTCGCCGAGCTTCAACTACAAGCCGTACAAGCCCGCCAAGGTGTGGGACCCCGCAGAGACGGAGCGCGCGCACGAGCAGTTCTTGGAGACATGGCTGCAGCAGGCCCGTCTGGCGCTGACCCGCCCCACCACGAGCGAcaagcccaccaccaccaccaagtccaACCCCGAGGCCATCGTGGTCGCCGTGGCCGAGGCCCTCAAGCCCGCTGAGGGCAGACGGCCAGCCGGGCAAGGCCGCGGACGTGGACGCGGCCGTGGACGCGGCCGTGGCCGCGCCCGCCAGCAGAAGGCGAAGCAGGCCACCTCCGAGCAGCCCGCCGCCGCCGAGGCCTCCACCGACGCCCCGGCGGCGCCCGCCACCGAGGCCGAGCCCGAGGTGACTGTCGCCCCCGAGACCCCTGCCCCCACCCctgcccccacccccgcccccacccccgcccccacccccgccacagagGCCCCGACCCCTGCGCCGTCCCCCGCCCCCGAGGCCCCAGTCCAGGAAGCCGACCAGTACTACGTCGAGTACGACTACGACGGCTACGACTACTACGGCGCCGACCAATACGAGTACTACGGCACCCAGGACGGCGGCGCGCTGTACGCCACCGAGACCAAGACCGaggcccccacccccgcccccacccccgcccccacccctGCCCCaacccccgcccccacccccgcccccacgCCCGAGCCCGAGCCGCCCGTGGCCGTGGGTGAGTACGCCCAGGAGTCCGCGCGCCAGGAGTCCTCGGTGGTGCTGCCGCAGGAGCTGCGGTCCCAGTACGTGAAGGCCGCGGAGTACGGCGCCGACGCCTACGTGGAGTACGACCCCTACGACTACTACGAcggctacgactactactacgacgaccaGGCGGTGGAGTACGCCGAGGCCACCACGGAGACCCCCACCACGGAGGCCCCCACGGAgcccccgaccaccaccaccaccaccaccaccaccaccaccaccaccccgccccccacgaccaccaccaccaccgccacccccgaacccaccaccacccagcccGAGAGCCCCCGCCCCCGACCCCGCGCCGGAGGCCGCCGCCGCCCCGGCAGGAGGCGCATGCGCCCCCGCACTGACGGGCCCGAGGACCAGACACAGCAGCCGGACGCCGACGGGACGGTGGCGACCACGGAGATCATGCTGGAGGTGGAGCGGCTCATGCGACAGGAGGCGCAGGCCGACCAGGCCCGCGGCCTCAAGGCCGGCGGCCGGCGGCGCCGCCCCGGCGCTCGCGGCAGGCCACGTGCGCGCGCCCAGGccgatggcggcggcggcagaaaaGTCCATAACCTGGACCTGTCCGTGCTGGCCAAGCCACGCCCCACCACGGCCCGCCCCCGCCCCACCACGGCCCGCCACACCACGCCCCTCACCGCGGAGAAGCTGCCCTACACCTTCCAGTTCCACCCCAACGAGCAGAGCCACTTCTTCGTCTCCACCTccatcggcggcggcggcggctcctCCTGGTAG